A genomic segment from Candidatus Baltobacteraceae bacterium encodes:
- a CDS encoding riboflavin synthase, which translates to MFSGLIGYRGEVVASEPRPDGGATLVLTAGGVQREKPEVKDSIAVDGVCLTVTRIEGERIAFDVVPETIARSTLGALRPGDSVNLEYSLRVGDRMGGHFVYGHVDATAAVLRRMPEGQGERIRIERPAELAPMIVEKAFIAVDGVSLTVAAAGEGWFEIALIPETLARTTLGARPAGSRVNLEVDPLARYVHAAVSR; encoded by the coding sequence ATGTTCAGTGGACTGATCGGGTACCGCGGCGAGGTCGTTGCGAGCGAGCCGCGTCCGGACGGCGGAGCGACGCTCGTGCTGACGGCCGGCGGCGTGCAGCGCGAGAAGCCGGAGGTCAAGGATTCGATCGCGGTGGACGGCGTGTGTCTGACCGTGACGCGCATCGAGGGCGAGCGCATTGCCTTCGACGTGGTTCCGGAAACCATCGCGCGCAGCACGCTGGGCGCTTTGCGTCCCGGTGATTCGGTGAATCTGGAATACTCGTTGCGCGTCGGCGATCGGATGGGCGGCCACTTCGTCTACGGCCACGTCGACGCGACCGCCGCCGTGCTTCGCCGCATGCCGGAAGGGCAGGGCGAACGCATTCGCATCGAGCGGCCGGCGGAACTCGCGCCGATGATCGTTGAGAAAGCCTTCATCGCCGTCGACGGTGTGAGCCTCACCGTCGCGGCGGCGGGTGAGGGCTGGTTCGAGATCGCGCTGATTCCCGAAACGCTGGCGCGCACGACGCTCGGCGCGCGTCCGGCGGGATCGCGCGTGAACCTCGAAGTCGATCCGTTGGCGAGGTACGTGCATGCCGCAGTTTCGCGATAG
- a CDS encoding NDP-sugar synthase, producing MVLAGGLSTRLYPLTKTVPKPLVPVAGVPNAIHLIRYLKSYGYDEIAINVHYLADAITEALGDGSAFGVRLEYLHERELMGSAGALKPMEHFFGKATFVVVGCDDLTDLPLDAIVAMHERTRAVATIGLVEREHVDQYGVVVTGEDGRITGFQEKPAPGTERSNLVNTGIYVFSPAIFARIPDGTFYDFGKQVFPELLADGLPFYGFDGRDAYWCDIGTPDEYRRASADVVNGTFYIPETRARGADPSARIASSASIDRNVWIGANVRIGERVRIIGPSVIGDRTTIEEGARLEASIVWEDSTIGAGASLRGAIIGKDYGVEPGSVLNGDIAA from the coding sequence ATGGTCTTGGCCGGTGGGCTTTCGACGCGTTTGTATCCGCTCACCAAGACGGTTCCAAAACCGCTGGTTCCGGTCGCCGGCGTTCCCAATGCGATACATCTGATCCGTTATCTGAAGTCGTACGGGTACGACGAGATCGCGATCAACGTGCACTATCTCGCCGATGCGATCACGGAGGCGCTGGGAGACGGCTCGGCGTTCGGCGTGCGCTTGGAATATCTGCACGAACGCGAGCTGATGGGCAGCGCGGGTGCGCTCAAGCCGATGGAGCACTTCTTCGGCAAGGCGACGTTCGTGGTCGTCGGCTGCGACGACCTCACCGACCTTCCGCTCGATGCGATCGTGGCGATGCACGAGCGCACGCGCGCAGTCGCGACGATCGGTCTGGTGGAACGCGAACACGTCGACCAATACGGCGTGGTGGTGACCGGCGAGGACGGCCGTATCACCGGTTTCCAGGAAAAACCGGCACCGGGAACCGAGCGCAGCAACCTAGTCAATACCGGCATCTACGTGTTCTCACCTGCGATCTTCGCGCGCATTCCGGACGGCACGTTTTACGATTTCGGCAAACAGGTCTTTCCCGAACTGCTCGCAGACGGTCTGCCGTTTTACGGATTCGACGGGCGCGACGCGTATTGGTGCGATATCGGCACGCCCGACGAGTACCGCCGCGCCAGCGCCGACGTGGTCAATGGCACCTTTTACATTCCTGAAACACGCGCGCGCGGCGCCGACCCGAGCGCGCGCATCGCATCCAGCGCGAGCATCGACCGGAACGTATGGATCGGCGCGAACGTGCGCATCGGCGAACGCGTCCGCATCATCGGACCCTCGGTGATCGGCGATCGAACCACGATCGAAGAGGGCGCGCGGCTCGAGGCGAGCATCGTGTGGGAAGACAGCACGATCGGCGCGGGCGCATCGCTGCGCGGCGCGATCATCGGCAAGGACTACGGCGTCGAACCCGGCAGCGTGTTGAACGGCGATATCGCCGCGTAG
- a CDS encoding WecB/TagA/CpsF family glycosyltransferase: protein MESVDILGCRLDLLDRVQATDAILRLAREGAGAQIVTLGTEMVVHAQHDSAFRAAVNASALSLCDTVGVLAVARRHGATLRERVTGVDLVERLCQHAAGEGLRVYLFGGAEGVAADAAAILEVSFPGLIIAGTRSGFFSSEEEPAIVEAIRTSGAQILFVGLGSPRQEMWLSRHLGATRCGVGIGVGGSFDVISGRVKRAPMLWRRLGIEWLYRLIREPYRFRRQLALPYFAWLILLEGLGVRPEGKGTSE from the coding sequence ATGGAATCGGTCGATATCCTCGGTTGTCGCCTCGATTTGCTCGACCGCGTTCAGGCGACGGATGCGATTCTGCGCTTGGCTCGCGAGGGAGCCGGCGCGCAGATCGTTACGCTCGGAACCGAGATGGTCGTGCACGCGCAGCATGATTCGGCGTTTCGCGCGGCGGTCAACGCGAGTGCGCTTTCGCTCTGCGATACGGTTGGCGTCCTCGCGGTAGCGCGCCGTCACGGTGCAACGCTTCGCGAGCGCGTCACCGGCGTCGACCTGGTGGAACGGCTTTGCCAACACGCCGCCGGCGAGGGGCTGCGCGTCTACCTCTTCGGCGGTGCCGAAGGCGTGGCGGCCGACGCCGCCGCGATTCTCGAAGTGAGCTTTCCCGGGCTGATCATCGCGGGGACACGCAGCGGCTTTTTCTCGAGCGAGGAAGAGCCGGCGATCGTCGAAGCGATTCGAACCAGCGGCGCGCAGATACTCTTTGTGGGACTGGGCTCGCCGCGCCAGGAAATGTGGCTCTCGCGCCATCTCGGCGCTACGCGATGCGGCGTCGGAATCGGGGTCGGTGGGTCGTTCGACGTGATCAGCGGGCGCGTCAAACGCGCGCCGATGCTCTGGCGGCGGCTCGGCATCGAATGGCTGTACCGGTTGATTCGCGAGCCGTATCGTTTTCGGCGCCAGCTCGCGTTGCCGTATTTCGCCTGGCTCATCCTGCTCGAGGGGCTGGGTGTCCGGCCTGAGGGAAAGGGTACGAGCGAGTAA
- the dapA gene encoding 4-hydroxy-tetrahydrodipicolinate synthase, which produces MSRLGTILTAMITPFDERGALDGKEAARVARWLVDRGNDGLVVAGSTGEGMTLDAAERRELIAAVKESVRDQARVIANVGTSDTRSTVRAAKEARDAGADALLVVVPPYNKPTQGGMLEHFGAVAEATPLPVAIYNIPSRTAANMLPSTLLELSRRHANIAAVKESSGDLKQIATIVRDRAPGFTVWCGDDHLYLPALAVGADGVVGVASHLCSREFRDMTDAYRSGDTVRATEIHNGLLELFEALFAITNPIPIKWAMAELGFRVGRCRSPLDALPEGAAERLRPLVASYLTTAP; this is translated from the coding sequence ATGAGCCGACTTGGAACGATCCTGACGGCGATGATCACGCCGTTCGACGAACGCGGCGCACTCGACGGTAAAGAGGCGGCGCGTGTCGCACGCTGGCTGGTGGACCGCGGCAACGACGGACTCGTCGTTGCCGGCTCGACCGGCGAGGGCATGACGCTCGATGCGGCGGAGCGCCGCGAGTTGATCGCAGCGGTGAAAGAGAGTGTGCGCGATCAAGCCCGCGTGATCGCGAACGTCGGAACGAGCGACACGCGTTCGACCGTACGCGCGGCGAAAGAAGCGCGAGATGCCGGCGCCGACGCGCTGCTGGTCGTCGTGCCGCCGTATAACAAGCCGACGCAGGGCGGAATGCTGGAGCATTTCGGCGCCGTCGCGGAAGCGACGCCGCTGCCGGTTGCGATCTACAATATTCCCAGCCGTACCGCAGCCAATATGCTTCCCTCCACGCTGCTGGAGCTGAGCCGGCGGCATGCCAACATCGCGGCCGTCAAAGAATCCAGCGGCGACCTCAAGCAAATCGCAACCATCGTGCGCGACCGGGCGCCGGGCTTTACGGTCTGGTGCGGCGACGATCACTTGTATCTGCCGGCGCTGGCGGTGGGCGCCGACGGCGTCGTCGGTGTGGCTTCGCACCTGTGTTCGCGTGAATTTCGCGACATGACCGACGCGTATCGCAGCGGCGACACGGTTCGCGCAACGGAGATCCACAACGGATTGCTCGAACTCTTCGAGGCGCTCTTTGCAATCACCAACCCGATCCCGATCAAGTGGGCTATGGCCGAACTCGGTTTTCGCGTGGGACGCTGCCGCTCGCCGCTCGATGCGCTTCCCGAGGGCGCGGCGGAGCGCTTGCGCCCGCTCGTCGCCTCGTATCTCACTACCGCGCCGTAA